The nucleotide window GAATGGTGATGAATGGAACAAGATTGAAAATGGATAATGAGTGTTAAAAGATGTCAGGCACTATGTAAATATTTACCATATGGTGCCTGACACCCCCCTTGATCTACTATTATGCTTTTGAAATATCAATAAAGCCTTCACCGAACACATCACGAACATCGTGGATGGCGATGAATGCATTGGGATCAGTCGATTGAACAATTCGTTTCAACTTGATGACTTCTTGCTTACTAATCACAATATAGAGAATTTCCTTTGGGGTTTTTGTGTAATACCCGTGCCCCGAATAAACGGTTACCCCTCTGTCCATGGATGTCGTCACCTGCTCAGCAATGTCATTCGGTTTATCAGAAATAATCGTAATCGCCTTCTTGGGATTCAAGCCTTCAATGACAAATTCCATCACTTTTGTCCCAACATACAACATAATAATGGTCAGCATCAACTTTTCTGCGCCAATGATAAAGTAAGAGGAAAGCGCCACAATTAAATCAAAGAACAATAAACCATAGCTAATACTCCAGCCCAAAAACTTATGGGTAATCCTTGCTAGGATGGTCGTGCCCGCTGTTGTTCCACCCACCCGAATAATTAAGCCAATTCCGGCCCCTATAACAATTCCCCCAAAAATGGCATTCACCATCATCTCATCAGAAGCAATCGTCCAGCCCTCTGTCAGATGAAGAAAAAGCGAATTAAACACGACGGCAATAATCGTATAAATCGTTGTGACCTTATTCAAAAATTTATAACCAACAAGTAACAAAAAGGCATTTAAAATTAAGTTGACTAACCCTGGTGACCACTCAAATAAATAGTAGGTAATAATCGTGATCCCCGTTACCCCGCCTTCCCCAAACTCGTTCGG belongs to Neobacillus sp. OS1-2 and includes:
- a CDS encoding YitT family protein, encoding MKKISKDMMIIMIGAFLFALGVNVFVIPNEFGEGGVTGITIITYYLFEWSPGLVNLILNAFLLLVGYKFLNKVTTIYTIIAVVFNSLFLHLTEGWTIASDEMMVNAIFGGIVIGAGIGLIIRVGGTTAGTTILARITHKFLGWSISYGLLFFDLIVALSSYFIIGAEKLMLTIIMLYVGTKVMEFVIEGLNPKKAITIISDKPNDIAEQVTTSMDRGVTVYSGHGYYTKTPKEILYIVISKQEVIKLKRIVQSTDPNAFIAIHDVRDVFGEGFIDISKA